The following proteins come from a genomic window of Oncorhynchus masou masou isolate Uvic2021 chromosome 25, UVic_Omas_1.1, whole genome shotgun sequence:
- the LOC135514096 gene encoding drebrin-like protein isoform X1 has protein sequence MAVNLSKNGISLTNAYKEVVDEKSNTNWALFTYEGNTNDIRLAEKGDGGLEELVEELSSGKIMYAFCRVEDPNSGLCKYVLINWTGEGVKDARKGLCANHVSSIANFLKGAHVTINARAEEDVEPEAIMQKVAKASGANYSFHKESNKFRDAGPQGPVGSVYQKTNAMSEIKRTNKDNFWAQAEKDEEKRQREERSKADEERHKLEKDRKDREAKEATLREKKDKERASMIDQQKKYQQQQEAESRDNEKQQWEEQEKDFQAAQKKGMKRGESVEKANEAASLISQRSMNPREMFKQREKGMSPSTTDTPAAAHTPASPQPGRLNSPFLSKQPCEPEPSRLPLRQASPLPTGSASPVPAAEPSVDEPVVDESTPSVGEPSQSECLDEQDATPEDQWQDEVKATTAPTEHNHATEPAQNNLYEEPPEVEENTNEVAAKKTDRGVCARALYDYQAADETEISFDPDDILNGIEMIDEGWWRGYGPDGHFGMFPANYVELI, from the exons ATGGTGGACTGGAGGAACTGGTGGAGGAACTTAGCAGCGGTAAAATAATGTACGCTTTCTGTCGTGTCGAGGACCCAAACTCTGGCCTGTGCAAATACGTCCTGATCAACTGG ACTGGAGAGGGTGTGAAAGACGCCAGGAAAGGACTATGTGCCAATCATGTCAGCTCCATAGCTAATTTTCTCAAG GGAGCCCATGTCACAATAAACGCCCGTGCAGAGGAGGATGTGGAACCTGAGGCTATTATGCAAAAGGTGGCCAAGGCCTCAGGGGCCAACTACAGCTTCCACAAAGAGTCCAACAAGTTCCGAGACGCTGGTCCCCAGGGACCTGTG GGCTCTGTGTATCAGAAGACCAACGCCATGTCTGAAATCAAACGGACCAATAAAGATAACTTCTGGGCGCAGGCAGAG AAAGATGAGGAGAAGCGGCAGCGGGAGGAGCGCAGCAAGGCAGATGAAGAGCGCCACAAGCTGGAGAAAGATCGGAAGGATCGAGAGGCCAAAGAGGCAACGCTCAGAGAGAAGAAAGACAAGGAGAGGGCCTCTATGATTGACCAGCAGAA GAAGTACCAGCAGCAGCAGGAAGCTGAGAgcagagacaatgaaaaacaacaATGG gaggagcaggagaaggacTTCCAGGCAGCTCAGAAGAAAGGGATGAAGCGTGGTGAATCTGTAGAGAAAGCCAAT GAGGCGGCCTCCCTGATCTCTCAGCGCTCTATGAACCCCAGAGAGATGttcaagcagagagagaagggcatgTCCCCCAGCACTACAGACACCCCTGCTGCTGCCCACACCCCTGCCAGCCCCCAGCCAG GGCGTTTGAACAGCCCTTTTCTCTCTAAGCAACCATGCGAACCCGAGCCGTCCCGCTTGCCCCTGCGCCAAGCCTCCCCTCTGCCCACAGGCTCCGCCTCTCCTGTCCCTGCTGCAG AACCCAGTGTGGATGAGCCCGTTGTGGATGAATCCACTCCCAGTGTGGGTGAGCCATCCCAATCTGAGTGCTTAGATGAGCAGGATGCAACCCCTGAGGATCAGTGGCAAGATGAAG TAAAGGCAACCACAGCTCCCACTGAGCACAACCATGCCACAGAGCCAGCCCAAAACAACCTCTATGAGGAGCCCCCAGAG GTGGAAGAGAACACAAATGAGGTGGCTGCAAAGAAGACGGACCGAGGCGTCTGTGCCAGGGCTCTATACGACTACCAAGCTG CTGATGAGACAGAGATTTCCTTCGATCCTGATGACATCCTCAATGGCATCGAGATGATTGACGAGGGCTGGTGGCGGGGCTATGGCCCAGACGGTCATTTTGGAATGTTCCCAGCCAATTACGTGGAGCTGATCTAA
- the LOC135514096 gene encoding drebrin-like protein B isoform X2, with amino-acid sequence MAVNLSKNGISLTNAYKEVVDEKSNTNWALFTYEGNTNDIRLAEKGDGGLEELVEELSSGKIMYAFCRVEDPNSGLCKYVLINWTGEGVKDARKGLCANHVSSIANFLKGAHVTINARAEEDVEPEAIMQKVAKASGANYSFHKESNKFRDAGPQGPVGSVYQKTNAMSEIKRTNKDNFWAQAEKDEEKRQREERSKADEERHKLEKDRKDREAKEATLREKKDKERASMIDQQKKYQQQQEAESRDNEKQQWEEQEKDFQAAQKKGMKRGESVEKANEAASLISQRSMNPREMFKQREKGMSPSTTDTPAAAHTPASPQPEPSVDEPVVDESTPSVGEPSQSECLDEQDATPEDQWQDEVKATTAPTEHNHATEPAQNNLYEEPPEVEENTNEVAAKKTDRGVCARALYDYQAADETEISFDPDDILNGIEMIDEGWWRGYGPDGHFGMFPANYVELI; translated from the exons ATGGTGGACTGGAGGAACTGGTGGAGGAACTTAGCAGCGGTAAAATAATGTACGCTTTCTGTCGTGTCGAGGACCCAAACTCTGGCCTGTGCAAATACGTCCTGATCAACTGG ACTGGAGAGGGTGTGAAAGACGCCAGGAAAGGACTATGTGCCAATCATGTCAGCTCCATAGCTAATTTTCTCAAG GGAGCCCATGTCACAATAAACGCCCGTGCAGAGGAGGATGTGGAACCTGAGGCTATTATGCAAAAGGTGGCCAAGGCCTCAGGGGCCAACTACAGCTTCCACAAAGAGTCCAACAAGTTCCGAGACGCTGGTCCCCAGGGACCTGTG GGCTCTGTGTATCAGAAGACCAACGCCATGTCTGAAATCAAACGGACCAATAAAGATAACTTCTGGGCGCAGGCAGAG AAAGATGAGGAGAAGCGGCAGCGGGAGGAGCGCAGCAAGGCAGATGAAGAGCGCCACAAGCTGGAGAAAGATCGGAAGGATCGAGAGGCCAAAGAGGCAACGCTCAGAGAGAAGAAAGACAAGGAGAGGGCCTCTATGATTGACCAGCAGAA GAAGTACCAGCAGCAGCAGGAAGCTGAGAgcagagacaatgaaaaacaacaATGG gaggagcaggagaaggacTTCCAGGCAGCTCAGAAGAAAGGGATGAAGCGTGGTGAATCTGTAGAGAAAGCCAAT GAGGCGGCCTCCCTGATCTCTCAGCGCTCTATGAACCCCAGAGAGATGttcaagcagagagagaagggcatgTCCCCCAGCACTACAGACACCCCTGCTGCTGCCCACACCCCTGCCAGCCCCCAGCCAG AACCCAGTGTGGATGAGCCCGTTGTGGATGAATCCACTCCCAGTGTGGGTGAGCCATCCCAATCTGAGTGCTTAGATGAGCAGGATGCAACCCCTGAGGATCAGTGGCAAGATGAAG TAAAGGCAACCACAGCTCCCACTGAGCACAACCATGCCACAGAGCCAGCCCAAAACAACCTCTATGAGGAGCCCCCAGAG GTGGAAGAGAACACAAATGAGGTGGCTGCAAAGAAGACGGACCGAGGCGTCTGTGCCAGGGCTCTATACGACTACCAAGCTG CTGATGAGACAGAGATTTCCTTCGATCCTGATGACATCCTCAATGGCATCGAGATGATTGACGAGGGCTGGTGGCGGGGCTATGGCCCAGACGGTCATTTTGGAATGTTCCCAGCCAATTACGTGGAGCTGATCTAA